A window from Populus trichocarpa isolate Nisqually-1 chromosome 3, P.trichocarpa_v4.1, whole genome shotgun sequence encodes these proteins:
- the LOC18096680 gene encoding amino acid transporter AVT6E, with protein MDSNYTAISKSSFVDLQIHDDIQNPLPQRKTHIKLLPLDDVERFADPKIGNGQSFEEDDDDDDDDFDIDDYPLVSKTKTSKGSGVHGAVFNLTTSIIGAGIMALPATMKVLGLVLGFVLIILMGILSEISVELLVRFSVLCKASSYGDVVRYALGKPSKVLSEICIIVNNAGVLVVYLIIIGDVMSGSLHHVGVLDQWLGNGFWDHRKVVILVVVVVFLAPLCALDKIDSLSLTSAASVALAVVFVVVCFVVALVKLIEGKIEAPRMTPDFGSKRAILDLLVVIPIMTNAYVCHFNVQPIYNELEGRTPQKMNRVGRITTVLCVVVYASTAVSGYLLFGKDTESDVLTNFDKDLGIRFSSALNYIVRIGYVLHLVLVFPVVHFSLRQTVDVLVFEGSAPLSESKKRSLALTAVLLALIFFGSTMIPNIWTAFKFTGATTAVSLGFIFPSLIALRLSQRGERLSIGEKFLSWLMLILAVIVSIVGLIGNIYSLQSSSE; from the coding sequence atgGATAGCAATTACACAGCTATATCAAAGAGCTCATTTGTAGATTTACAAATACACGATGATATTCAAAACCCGTTACCCCAAAGAAAGACCCACATCAAATTACTACCTCTTGATGATGTTGAGAGATTTGCTGATCCCAAGATTGGCAATGGCCAAAgttttgaagaagatgatgatgatgatgatgatgattttgatattgatGATTATCCACTTGTTTCGAAGACGAAAACAAGTAAAGGTTCTGGTGTTCATGGTGCCGTTTTTAATCTCACTACGTCCATTATAGGGGCTGGGATTATGGCCTTGCCTGCTACAATGAAGGTTCTTGGGTTGGTTTTGGGATTTGTGTTAATAATATTGATGGGTATTTTGTCTGAAATTAGTGTTGAATTGTTAGTTAGGTTTTCGGTTCTTTGCAAGGCTTCTTCTTATGGTGATGTTGTTCGGTATGCCTTAGGCAAACCGTCTAAGGTTTTGTCTGAAATTTGCATAATTGTGAACAATGCCGGTGTTTTGGTtgtatatttgattattatagGTGATGTCATGTCGGGATCGCTCCATCATGTGGGTGTTTTAGACCAATGGTTAGGAAATGGTTTTTGGGATCATAGGAAGGTGGTGATTTTGGTTGTTGTGGTGGTTTTTTTAGCACCCCTTTGTGCATTGGATAAAATTGATTCCTTGAGCTTGACTTCAGCTGCTTCGGTGGCGCTTGCTGTGGTTTTTGTTGTGGTATGTTTTGTTGTTGCTTTAGTTAAGCTCATTGAAGGGAAAATCGAGGCCCCGAGGATGACCCCTGATTTTGGTTCAAAGAGGGCTATTTTGGATTTGCTCGTGGTGATTCCGATCATGACAAACGCTTATGTTTGCCACTTCAATGTTCAGCCTATATACAATGAGCTTGAAGGGCGAACACCACAGAAAATGAACAGAGTGGGCAGGATCACCACTGTTCTTTGCGTTGTGGTTTATGCTTCGACTGCTGTTTCAGGTTATTTACTTTTTGGTAAGGACACTGAATCTGACGTGCTGACTAATTTTGACAAGGATCTTGGAATTCGTTTTAGCTCTGCCTTGAATTACATTGTTAGGATTGGCTACGTTCTTCATTTGGTTCTCGTTTTTCCTGTTGTTCATTTCTCTCTAAGACAAACAGTAGATGTCTTGGTGTTTGAGGGATCAGCTCCCCTTTCAGAGAGTAAGAAAAGGTCTTTGGCCTTAACAGCTGTTCTATTGgcactgattttttttgggtctaCTATGATTCCAAACATCTGGACTGCTTTCAAATTTACAGGGGCTACAACAGCGGTTTCATTAGGTTTTATATTCCCATCTCTTATTGCATTGAGGTTAAGTCAGAGAGGGGAGCGTTTAAGCATCGGGGAGAAGTTTTTGTCATGGCTGATGTTAATATTGGCTGTAATAGTTAGTATTGTTGGATTGATTGGCAATATATACAGCCTCCAAAGCAGTTCTGAATGA